The following proteins are encoded in a genomic region of Xenopus laevis strain J_2021 chromosome 3L, Xenopus_laevis_v10.1, whole genome shotgun sequence:
- the wnt16.L gene encoding protein Wnt-16 produces MEKESPFGLSHIYVLFTTLMAILPLSQGNWMWLGVTSFGVPEKLGCTNLPLSLRQKEMCKKKPYLLSSIREGARLGIQECRNQFKHERWNCSVSPTISSASSSFSLSFVMSSLASAHTIFGYELSSGTKETSFISAVTAAGLVHSVTRACSAGNMTECSCDTSLQNGGSASEGWHWGGCSDDLQYGMWFSRKFLDAPYKNSSGRDSDVLNAMHLHNNEAGRQAVTKLMTVDCRCHGVSGSCAVKTCWKSMSSFEKIGNYLKNKYENSIQISEKLKRKVRRREKNDRKMPIYKGDLVYTNKSPNYCVEDQKLGISGTHGRECNRTSEGSDSCNLLCCGRGYNTHVVRHVERCECKFVWCCYVRCRRCESMTDVHTCK; encoded by the exons GTGGCTAGGTGTTACATCCTTTGGGGTACCAGAGAAACTTGGCTGTACCAACCTTCCCCTTAGCCTTCGCCAAAAGGAAATGTGTAAGAAGAAGCCATACTTGTTGTCCAGTATAAGGGAGGGAGCCAGACTTGGAATCCAAGAATGTAGGAACCAGTTCAAGCATGAGAGATGGAACTGTTCAGTTTCACCCACCATTTCTTCTGCCAGTTCATCATTTTCCTTATCTTTCGTAATGTCATCATTGGCATCAGCTCATACTATTTTTGGCTACGAGCTAAGCAGTG gCACCAAAGAAACATCATTTATATCTGCCGTGACAGCAGCAGGACTTGTGCATTCTGTAACAAGAGCATGTAGCGCTGGAAATATGACTGAATGCTCCTGTGACACCAGCCTGCAGAATGGTGGCTCGGCTAGTGAAGGATGGCACTGGGGGGGCTGCTCTGATGATTTACAGTATGGAATGTGGTTCAGTAGAAAATTTCTGGATGCCCCATATAAAAACTCAAGTGGAAGAGACTCTGATGTACTAAATGCAATGCACTTGCATAATAATGAGGCTGGCAGACAG gctGTCACTAAACTGATGACTGTGGACTGTCGTTGTCATGGAGTTTCTGGATCATGTGCTGTGAAAACTTGTTGGAAGTCCATGTCTTCCTTTGAAAAGATTGGAAATTATCTAAAGAACAAATATGAAAACAGCATACAGATATCAGAAAAACTGAAAAGGAAGGTACGCCGCAGAGAAAAGAATGACCGCAAGATGCCCATATATAAAGGGGATCTTGTTTATACTAACAAGTCCCCAAATTACTGTGTAGAGGACCAGAAACTTGGAATATCTGGAACACATGGAAGAGAATGTAATCGCACCTCTGAAGGATCAGATAGCTGTAATCTACTCTGCTGTGGCCGTGGGTACAATACACATGTAGTACGACATGTGGAAAGATGCGAGTGCAAATTCGTGTGGTGCTGCTATGTACGTTGTAGAAGGTGCGAGAGCATGACTGATGTCCATACTTGCAAGTAA